The Vidua macroura isolate BioBank_ID:100142 chromosome 4, ASM2450914v1, whole genome shotgun sequence genome window below encodes:
- the LOC128806453 gene encoding general transcription factor IIE subunit 1-like: protein MEEQNVPSEVPAALKRLAKYIVRGFYGVECSLALDVLIHYPCVKEEDLLQLLKYERKQLRTALNALKADKLVKLRMRVETGPNGKSTRHNYYYINYKVLVDVVKYKLDHVRRKIEADERDSTTRSSFKCPSCSSTYTDLEVNQLFDAFTETFRCTYCNTEVEEDGSAFPKHDARTLLAKFNEQIEPVFVLLRETEDIVLPYDLLEPQPTEIPELSESFDPKLGSSVLECCSRPEKWAHRSSTFGLTYTQNLTIDVQDSKHEKKVREKATEKQPIWLSQSTVEGAATATNNSVGVNASEETEENVKETGMDNEIIKTLLVHESKSSSSTDQAPIVKSKLHGSHSDSSEFEEDAKHSRGAGMKVIGSNFEQEEEQETLGPILMVAGQPCSYGQVSENPELVSLMTNEERDAYIKVGQEMFQSVFE from the exons ATGGAAGAGCAAAACGTGCCCAGCGAGGTGCCGGCAGCCCTAAAGCGCCTGGCCAAATACATAGTGCGTGGTTTCTATGGTGTGGAGTGCTCCCTGGCCCTGGATGTGCTGATCCACTACCCCTGTGTGAAAGAGGAGGACTTGTTACAGCTGCTCAAGTACGAGCGTAAGCAATTGCGCACTGCCCTCAACGCGCTCAAGGCGGACAAGCTGGTGAAGCTGCGGATGCGAGTTGAAACGGGGCCTAATGGGAAGAGCACGAGGCACAATTACTACTACATCAATTATAAGGTGCTGGTGGATGTGGTAAAATACAAACTGGATCATGTGCGCCGGAAAATAGAAGCAGATGAGCGTGATTCAACGACCAGATCCTCTTTTAAATGTCCATCTTGCTCTAGCACGTACACAGACCTTGAAGTCAATCAGCTCTTTGATGCATTTACAG AGACTTTTCGCTGCACTTACTGCAACACTGAAGTAGAGGAAGATGGCTCAGCATTTCCAAAGCACGACGCTCGAACGTTGCTGGCCAAGTTCAACGAGCAGATCGAGCCTGTCTTTGTGCTGCTGCGTGAGACCGAAGATATTGTGCTGCCCTATGACTTGCTGGAGCCTCAGCCAACAGAAATACCAGAATTATCAGAAAG CTTTGATCCAAAGTTGGGCTCAAGTGTGCTGGAATGCTGCAGCCGCCCTGAAAAATGGGCACACAGAAGTTCCACTTTTGGCCTCACATACACCCAAAACTTAACTATTGATGTCCAAGACTCAAAGCATGAGAagaaagtaagagaaaaagcaaCTGAAAAGCAACCTATCTGGTTGTCACAAAGCACTGTGgaaggagcagcaacagccaccAACAACAGTGTTG GAGTAAATGCTTctgaagaaactgaagaaaatgttaaagaaaCTGGCATGGATAATGAAATCATCAAGACTCTTCTGGTCCATGAATCCAAGTCATCATCTAGCACAGACCAGGCTCCTATTGTCAAAAGCAAACTACATGGATCACACAGTGATAGCAGTGAGTTTGAAGAGGATGCCAAGCACTCAAGAGGAGCAGGAATGAAAGTAATAGGCAGCAACTTTGAACAAGAGGAGGAACAGGAAACTCTGGGTCCTATTTTAATGGTAGCTGGCCAACCCTGTTCATATGGCCAAGTTAGTGAAAACCCAGAGCTTGTGTCTCTCATGACAAATGAAGAGAGAGATGCTTATATAAAAGTAGGACAAGAAATGTTCCAGTCTGTCTTTGAGTAA